Proteins encoded in a region of the Acomys russatus chromosome 14, mAcoRus1.1, whole genome shotgun sequence genome:
- the Ppcdc gene encoding phosphopantothenoylcysteine decarboxylase isoform X4, whose protein sequence is MSSPSALPSHQNLETPRNTLTCVIRAWDLSKPLLFCPAMNTAMWEHPLTARQVGQLKAFGYVEIPCVSKKLVCGDQGLGAMAEVETIVAKVKDVLFQHAGSQQH, encoded by the exons ATGTCTTCCCCATCAGCTCTGCCTTCCcaccagaatctagaaacaccCAGGAACACTCTG ACCTGTGTCATCCGGGCCTGGGACCTCAGCAAGCCCCTACTCTTCTGCCCTGCCATGAACACCGCCATGTGGGAGCACCCTCTCACTGCACGGCAGGTGGGCCAGCTCAAAGCCTTTGGCTACGTGGAGATTCCTTGTGTGAGCAAGAAGCTGGTGTGTGGAGACCAAG GTCTAGGAGCCATGGCTGAGGTGGAGACCATTGTGGCTAAAGTGAAGGACGTGCTCTTCCAGCACGCTGGCTCCCAGCAGCACTGA
- the Ppcdc gene encoding phosphopantothenoylcysteine decarboxylase isoform X2: protein MWKRRSDPVLHIDLRRWADLMLVAPLDANTLGKVASGICDNLLTCVIRAWDLSKPLLFCPAMNTAMWEHPLTARQVGQLKAFGYVEIPCVSKKLVCGDQGLGAMAEVETIVAKVKDVLFQHAGSQQH from the exons ATGTGGAAGCGCCGCTCTGACCCAGTTCTCCACATTGACCTGCGGAGGTGGGCCGACCTCATGCTAGTGGCTCCCCTTGACGCCAATACTCTGGGGAAGGTGGCCAGTGGTATCTGCGACAACTTACTT ACCTGTGTCATCCGGGCCTGGGACCTCAGCAAGCCCCTACTCTTCTGCCCTGCCATGAACACCGCCATGTGGGAGCACCCTCTCACTGCACGGCAGGTGGGCCAGCTCAAAGCCTTTGGCTACGTGGAGATTCCTTGTGTGAGCAAGAAGCTGGTGTGTGGAGACCAAG GTCTAGGAGCCATGGCTGAGGTGGAGACCATTGTGGCTAAAGTGAAGGACGTGCTCTTCCAGCACGCTGGCTCCCAGCAGCACTGA
- the Ppcdc gene encoding phosphopantothenoylcysteine decarboxylase isoform X3 → MEPKAQSPAAMPPVERTFHVLVGVTGSVAALKLPLLVSKLLDIPGTCVIRAWDLSKPLLFCPAMNTAMWEHPLTARQVGQLKAFGYVEIPCVSKKLVCGDQDTLCFQV, encoded by the exons ATGGAGCCAAAGGCCCAAAGCCCAGCTGCCATGCCCCCAGTGGAGAGAACGTTTCATGTCCTCGTGGGTGTCACCGGAAGTGTTGCTGCCCTGAAGCtgcctcttctggtctcaaaGCTTTTGGACATTCCTGGG ACCTGTGTCATCCGGGCCTGGGACCTCAGCAAGCCCCTACTCTTCTGCCCTGCCATGAACACCGCCATGTGGGAGCACCCTCTCACTGCACGGCAGGTGGGCCAGCTCAAAGCCTTTGGCTACGTGGAGATTCCTTGTGTGAGCAAGAAGCTGGTGTGTGGAGACCAAG ACACACTTTGCTTCCAGGTCTAG
- the Ppcdc gene encoding phosphopantothenoylcysteine decarboxylase isoform X5 → MEPKAQSPAAMPPVERTFHVLVGVTGSVAALKLPLLVSKLLDIPGLEVTVVTTDRAKHFYNPQDVPVTLYSDADEWEMWKRRSDPVLHIDLRRWADLMLVAPLDANTLGKVASGICDNLLTCVIRAWDLSKPLLFCPAMNTAMWEHPLTARQVGQLKAFGYVEIPCVSKKLVCGDQGLGAMAEVETIVAKVKDVLFQHAGSQQH, encoded by the exons ATGGAGCCAAAGGCCCAAAGCCCAGCTGCCATGCCCCCAGTGGAGAGAACGTTTCATGTCCTCGTGGGTGTCACCGGAAGTGTTGCTGCCCTGAAGCtgcctcttctggtctcaaaGCTTTTGGACATTCCTGGG CTGGAAGTCACAGTGGTAACAACGGACAGAGCCAAGCACTTCTATAACCCTCAGGATGTCCCTGTTACCCTCTACAGTGATGCCGATGAATGGGAG ATGTGGAAGCGCCGCTCTGACCCAGTTCTCCACATTGACCTGCGGAGGTGGGCCGACCTCATGCTAGTGGCTCCCCTTGACGCCAATACTCTGGGGAAGGTGGCCAGTGGTATCTGCGACAACTTACTT ACCTGTGTCATCCGGGCCTGGGACCTCAGCAAGCCCCTACTCTTCTGCCCTGCCATGAACACCGCCATGTGGGAGCACCCTCTCACTGCACGGCAGGTGGGCCAGCTCAAAGCCTTTGGCTACGTGGAGATTCCTTGTGTGAGCAAGAAGCTGGTGTGTGGAGACCAAG GTCTAGGAGCCATGGCTGAGGTGGAGACCATTGTGGCTAAAGTGAAGGACGTGCTCTTCCAGCACGCTGGCTCCCAGCAGCACTGA
- the Ppcdc gene encoding phosphopantothenoylcysteine decarboxylase isoform X1 encodes MEPKAQSPAAMPPVERTFHVLVGVTGSVAALKLPLLVSKLLDIPGTCVIRAWDLSKPLLFCPAMNTAMWEHPLTARQVGQLKAFGYVEIPCVSKKLVCGDQGLGAMAEVETIVAKVKDVLFQHAGSQQH; translated from the exons ATGGAGCCAAAGGCCCAAAGCCCAGCTGCCATGCCCCCAGTGGAGAGAACGTTTCATGTCCTCGTGGGTGTCACCGGAAGTGTTGCTGCCCTGAAGCtgcctcttctggtctcaaaGCTTTTGGACATTCCTGGG ACCTGTGTCATCCGGGCCTGGGACCTCAGCAAGCCCCTACTCTTCTGCCCTGCCATGAACACCGCCATGTGGGAGCACCCTCTCACTGCACGGCAGGTGGGCCAGCTCAAAGCCTTTGGCTACGTGGAGATTCCTTGTGTGAGCAAGAAGCTGGTGTGTGGAGACCAAG GTCTAGGAGCCATGGCTGAGGTGGAGACCATTGTGGCTAAAGTGAAGGACGTGCTCTTCCAGCACGCTGGCTCCCAGCAGCACTGA